In the Podospora bellae-mahoneyi strain CBS 112042 chromosome 4, whole genome shotgun sequence genome, one interval contains:
- the ALI1 gene encoding putative NADH-ubiquinone oxidoreductase 30.4 kDa subunit, mitochondrial (EggNog:ENOG503NVZQ; COG:C) yields MASKLCRSRALASAFRPTTSSIAAPMVRCFANTARSNVAVPKDAPNPRELPRDQIGTLKAAPVNPADKYQAKADDMHKYGAWLMGCLPKYIQQFSVWKDELTIYICPSGVIPVFSFLKYNTSAEFTMVSDITAVDFPTRDQRFEIVYNLLSIRHNSRIRVKTYADEASPVPSLTPLYDGANWYEREVYDMFGVFFVNHPDLRRIMTDYGFEGHPLRKDFPLTGYTEIRYDEEKKRIVTEPLELTQAFRNFEGGSSAWEQVGSGVDVTPETFKLPTPKPEPPKEEKK; encoded by the exons ATGGCCAGCAAGCTCTGCAGAAGCAGGGCTTTGGCCTCCGCTTTCCggccaacaacctcctccattGCGGCGCCCATGGTGCGGTGTTTTGCCAACACTGCCCGTAGCAATGTCGCCGTTCCCAAGGACGCCCCGAACCCCCGCGAGCTTCCCCGCGACCAGATCGGTACGCTCAAGGCCGCCCCCGTGAACCCTGCCGACAAGTACCAGGCCAAGGCGGATGATATGCACAAGTATGGCGCCTGGCTTATGGGCTGTCTTCCCAAATACATCCAGCAGTTCTCTGTGTGGAAGGACGAATTGACCATCTATATCTGCCCCTCTGGCGTCATCCCTGTCTTCTCTTTCCTCAAGT ACAACACCTCTGCCGAGTTCACCATGGTCAGCGACATCACCGCCGTCGACTTCCCCACCCGTGACCAGCGCTTCGAGATCGTCtacaacctcctcagcatCCGCCACAACTCCCGCATCCGCGTCAAGACCTACGCCGACGAGGCCTCTCCCGTTCCCAGTCTTACCCCCCTCTATGATGGCGCCAACTGGTATGAGCGCGAGGTGTACGACATGTTTGGTGTGTTCTTCGTCAACCACCCCGATCTCCGCCGCATCATGACAGATTATGGCTTCGAAGGTCACCCCCTGCGCAAGGACTTTCCCCTTACCGGCTACACTGAGATTAGGTatgacgaggagaagaagcgcaTTGTCACAGAGCCCTTGGAGCTCACGCAGGCGTTCCGCAACTTTGAGGGAGGCTCCAGTGCCTGGGAGCAGGTTGGATCTGGCGTGGATGTTACGCCCGAGACCTTCAAGCTGCCGACACCAAAGCCAGAGCCTCCTaaagaggagaagaaatAG
- the MRPL6 gene encoding 54S ribosomal protein L6 mitochondrial (COG:J; EggNog:ENOG503NUY2) → MLASNTTRRALASCSSSSTATAVLPSFLVPALQTSAPRRTFSATANRPSKLGRNPISIPPGVELQVGDLFVKKDVTTYLQIKKRKVVVKGPLGQLELDIPSFVKLDHDAEGRKAVLTVEDKEQKKQMEMWGTTWSYLNNYIMGVSEGHTAVLRLVGIGYRATVEPRPALEEYPGQQFVCLKLGFSHPVEMGLPLGMKASAPQPTRVLLEGIDKEQIMSFAAKIRRWRVPEPYKGKGIFINDETIKLKAKKIK, encoded by the exons ATGCTcgcctccaacaccaccagacGAGCACTCGCCTcgtgctcctcctcctcgacagccacCGCAgtcctccccagcttcctcgTACCAGCCCTCCAGACCAGTGCGCCCCGACGAACATTCTCCGCCACTGCGAATCGGCCGTCAAAGTTGGGGAGGAATCCAATCTCTATCCCTCCCGGAGTAGAGCTTCAAGTGGGGGATCTCTTCGTCAAGAAGGATGTGACCACCTACCTGCAaatcaagaagaggaaggtggtcGTGAAGGGGCCATTGG GCCAACTGGAGCTCGACATCCCCTCCTTCGTCAAACTCGACCACGACGCCGAGGGCAGGAAAGCAGTCTTGACCGTGGAAGAcaaggagcaaaagaagcaaaTGGAGATGTGGG GTACAACATGGTCCTACCTCAACAACTACATCATGGGGGTATCAGAAGGCCACACTGCCGTCCTCCGCCTCGTCGGTATCGGTTACAGAGCCACAGTCGAGCCCCGCCCCGCCCTCGAAGAGTACCCCGGCCAGCAGTTCGTCTGCCTCAAGCTCGGTTTCTCCCACCCCGTCGAGATGGGCCTCCCCCTCGGCATGAAGGCCAGTGCGCCCCAACCAACCCGCGTCCTCCTCGAGGGTATCGACAAGGAGCAAATCATGTCCTTTGCCGCCAAAATCAGGAGGTGGAGAGTGCCGGAGCCGTACAAGGGGAAGGGCATTTTCATTAATGATGAAACGATCAAGCtcaaggcaaagaagatCAAATAA
- a CDS encoding hypothetical protein (EggNog:ENOG503NX5U; COG:S) translates to MPLHHLMCGTWTPPGAIFTVEFDDEALTLKLIKRTEIPHDEPISWMTFDHAKKNLYGAAMKKWSSFAVKSPTEIVHEASHPMGGDPRANDADTNTRAIFLLAAKQPPYNVYCNPFYKHAGYGNVFNVSDTGALKDNVQNYPYQENTGIHGMVFDPTETYLYSADLTANKLWTHRKLPSGEVELVGSVDAPDAGDHPRWHPSGNYLYALMEAGNRLCEYVIDPATHLPVYTHHSFPLIPPGIPQKDKETGKGLYRADVVALTFSGKYMFASSRANKFDLQGYWSAFKLRDCGSIEKQLALNPTPTSGGHSNAVSPCDFSDEWVAITDDQEGWLEMYRWQDEYLHRVARVKIPEPGFGMNAIWYD, encoded by the exons atgcccctccaccacttgATGTGCGGCACCTGGACCCCTCCAGGGGCCATCTTCACCGTTGAGTTTGACGATGAGGCTTTGACTCTGAAGCTCATCAAGCGCACCGAGATTCCTCACGATGAGCCCATCTCGTGGATGACCTTTGAC CATGCCAAGAAGAACCTCTACGGCGCTGCCATGAAGAAATGGTCCAGCTTCGCTGTCAAGAGCCCGACCGAGATAGTCCACGAGGCGTCCCACCCCATGGGTGGTGATC CCCGTGCCAACGACGCAGACACCAACACCcgcgccatcttcctcctggcCGCCAAGCAGCCCCCTTACAACGTCTACTGCAATCCCTTCTACAAGCACGCCGGCTACGGTAACGTCTTCAATGTCTCCGACACGGGTGCCCTCAAGGACAATGTCCAGAACTACCCCTACCAAGAAAACACCGGCATCCACGGCATGGTCTTTGACCCAACCGAGACCTACCTCTACTCGGCCGACTTGACCGCCAACAAGCTGTGGACTCACCGCAAGCTCCCCTCGGGAGAGGTCGAGCTCGTCGGCAGTGTCGATGCCCCTGACGCTGGTGACCACCCTAGATGG CACCCCTCAGGCAACTACCTCTACGCCCTCATGGAAGCCGGCAACCGCCTCTGCGAATACGTCATCGACCCCgccacccacctccccgtcTACACCCACCACTCCTTCCCCTTGATCCCCCCCGGAATCCCCCAAAAGGACAAGGAAACCGGCAAGGGCCTCTACCGCGCCGACGTCGTCGCGCTGACCTTTTCTGGCAAGTACATGTTTGCGTCGTCTCGGGCAAACAAGTTTGACCTTCAGGGGTACTGGTCTGCGTTCAAGCTGAGGGACTGCGGCTCGATTGAGAAGCAGCTTGCGCTGAACCCAACGCCGACGAGCGGCGGTCATTCCAACGCGGTGAGCCCGTGTGATTTTAGCGATGAGTGGGTTGCCATCACGGATGAtcaggaggggtggttggagaTGTACAGGTGGCAGGATGAGTATTTGCATagggtggcgagggtgaagatTCCGGAGCCGGGGTTTGGGATGAATGCTATTTGGTATGATTAG
- a CDS encoding hypothetical protein (COG:S; EggNog:ENOG503P14Y), protein MLKMKTGLVVLTVLLPWVDGFGWRAERRPSAPAVDTNERRSALSQQDSRYSDIYTRALNELQEMESEPLCHRVAARLLVNNCELVDGKNEATMLTDSGRQLRDFVDSYAASLAICDLERGSFQIPNECAKFREPSLTQIAMRSEPQLHVTPSEIGLCLSALAASDAAWSTWVSYRHKALRFCEAARADNEKDQNILLYQRLTQVIAKLTDGVEAELQKRMDDLDNRARQSMENLDRLAPKVDELGEGLSRLESYLSGDLDFAMRKATESMQDSLENAEGLQKLLGLLFKNVLDGSSRAAHAHETSLQQTKRVNDGMGALIDIVSTAMASSASLSQQIQFQNQQAVALAQRQDALEQGVDRILTATEKLSDEVEDHTSMLKQAKNITNEILDALEETAAAALTVNESMFKTATTKSWWPFLVCPSASLVLGSYGMPPSMLRNFGLLAFGEAIGFLVSSYGDLTTQFSITVDAFGDYVMPLELASKFDANNTDSTDLTNLTDTATEASSL, encoded by the exons ATGCTAAAAATGAAGACCGGCCTGGTCGTACTTACGGTGCTCTTACCGTGGGTCGATGGATTTGGATGGAGGGCCGAGAGAAGGCCGAGTGCTC CAGCAGTTGATACAAATGAACGCCGCTCTGCGCTTTCGCAGCAAGACTCGAGATACTCAGACATTTACACAAGGGCGCTGAACGAGCTCCAAGAGATGGAATCGGAACCGCTATGCCATCGCGTGGCAGCCCGCCTACTCGTCAACAACTGCGAattggtggatgggaagaatGAAGCTACAATGCTGACTGACAGTGGCCGGCAACTGCGAGATTTCGTCGACTCTTACGCGGCTAGCTTGGCGATTTGCGATCTAGAGAGGGGCAGCTTCCAGATACCAAACGAATGCGCCAAGTTTCGTGAGCCATCCTTGACCCAAATTGCGATGCGGAGCGAACCTCAGCTTCATGTCACGCCTTCGGAGATTGGACTGTGTTTGTCGGCGTTGGCAGCTTCGGATGCAGCTTGGAGCACGTGGGTGAGCTATCGTCATAAAGCATTGAGGTTCTGCGAGGCGGCAAGGGCGGATAATGAGAAGG ACCAAAACATCTTGCTGTACCAGCGTCTTACCCAGGTCATTGCCAAACTTACCGACGGCGTCGAAGCCGAGCTGCAGAAACGGATGGACGACCTCGATAACCGTGCCCGGCAATCTATGGAGAACCTTGACCGACTCGCGCCCAAGGTAGATGAGTTAGGAGAAGGCCTGTCGAGGCTTGAGAGCTACCTCTCGGGTGATCTCGACTTTGCGATGCGAAAGGCTACCGAATCTATGCAGGACAGTCTCGAGAATGCGGAAGGTCTTCAGAAGCTACTGGGTCTTCTCTTCAAAAATGTTCTCGATGGTAGCTCCCGAGCGGCCCACGCTCATGAGACCTCGCTCCAACAGACCAAAAGGGTCAATGACGGCATGGGTGCCTTGATAGACATCGTCTCAACTGCGATGGCCTCATCCGCCTCACTGAGCCAGCAAATT CAATTCCAAAATCAACAAGCCGTTGCATTGGCCCAGCGTCAGGATGCCCTTGAACAAGGAGTTGATCGCATCCTTACCGCCACCGAGAAGCTGTCcgacgaggttgaggacCATACATCCATGCTCAAGCAAGCAAAAAACATTACGAACGAAATCTTGGATGCCCTCGAAGAaaccgccgctgccgccttGACCGTTAACGAATCAATGTTCAAGACCGCAACGACAAAAAGCTGGTGGCCGTTCCTTGTATGTCCCTCGGCCTCGCTGGTACTGGGATCATACGGAATGCCACCTTCGATGCTCCGAAACTTTGGGCTGTTGGCTTTTGGTGAGGCCATCGGCTTTTTGGTGTCCTCATATGGCGATTTGACAACGCAGTTCTCTATCACTGTTGATGCCTTCGGAGATTATGTCATGCCGTTAGAGTTGGCATCAAAGTTCGATGCCAACAACACGGATTCCACGGATTTGACAAACCTCACGGACACAGCAACGGAGGCATCCTCACTCTAA
- a CDS encoding hypothetical protein (COG:E; EggNog:ENOG503NYIE): MASDKPAHRFDPNFTKNVIEGMGPATTPRNREVLGALIRHIHDFAREVELTVDEWMEGVKFVNALGEIYYTSNKTRNETHRICDVLGLESLVDEIAHKIISEGELDPTSSSILGPFWSPNAPFRELGGEIFQDGVPPNGRVTKMHGVIRDIITGQPIPGAVFDIWQASANGKYDFQDPENQTPNNLRGKFRANEKGEYWFYCLHPTAYSLPRDGPSWQLLSLMDRHPMRPAHIHIMVTHPDYQGCTTQLYPNDDPWVKSDTVFAVKDDLVVDFKPIKEQDPKAVLELEYNVNLAPKGYKGKI; the protein is encoded by the coding sequence ATGGCCTCCGACAAGCCCGCTCACCGTTTCgaccccaacttcaccaagAATGTCATTGAGGGCATGGgtcccgccaccaccccccgcaaCCGCGAGGTTCTCGGTGCTCTGATCCGCCACATCCACGACTTTGCTCGTGAGGTCGAGCTCACCGTCGACGAGTGGATGGAGGGTGTCAAGTTCGTCAACGCCCTTGGCGAGATCTACTACACCTCCAACAAGACCCGCAACGAGACCCACCGCATCTGCGACGTTCTCGGCCTCGAGTCCCTTGTCGATGAGATCGCCCACAAGATCATCTCCGAGGGCGAGCTCGaccctacctcctcctccattcTCGGCCCCTTCTGGTCCCCCAACGCTCCCTTCCGTGAGCTCGGTGGTGAGATCTTCCAGGACGGCGTTCCCCCCAACGGCCGCGTCACCAAGATGCACGGTGTGATCcgcgacatcatcaccggccaGCCCATCCCCGGCGCCGTCTTCGACATCTGGCAAGCCTCCGCCAACGGCAAGTACGACTTCCAGGACCCCGAGAACCAgacccccaacaacctccgtGGCAAGTTCCGCGCCAACGAGAAGGGCGAGTACTGGTTCTACTGCCTCCACCCTACCGcctactccctcccccgcgaCGGCCCCTCGTGGcagctcctctccctcatggACCGCCACCCCATGCGCCCCGCCCACATCCACATCATGGTCACCCACCCCGACTACCAGGGCTGCACCACCCAGCTCTACCCCAACGACGACCCCTGGGTCAAGTCCGACACCGTCTTCGCCGTCAAGGACGACCTCGTTGTCGACTTCAAGCCCATCAAGGAGCAGGACCCCAAGGCCGTCCTCGAGCTCGAGTACAACGTCAACCTTGCTCCCAAGGGCTACAAGGGCAAGATCTAA
- the MET22 gene encoding 3'(2'),5'-bisphosphate nucleotidase (EggNog:ENOG503NU2N; COG:F; COG:P; BUSCO:EOG09262HP3) gives MPRDPSHKPRLPLLLLTSLLILILAAFIPSITPRLTLILSHLRSQSTTPNLTKMTSLYSRELEIAQLAVQRASILTKRVFHETSKGTVSKDDASPVTIGDFGAQALIISALKHNFPHDEIVAEEEATELRANPPLRDQIWELVRTTSLDDVAAEGLLGGGIKDADAMLDIIDQGNSKGGKVGRVWTIDPIDGTKGFLRGGQYAVCLALLEDGDVKVGAIGCPNLPVDDAAPLTADIGANATDDEGRGVLFSAVIGQGATSRPLKAGALAEGRSISMKPLTDMSNASFCESVEAGHSNQSESAQIAQKLGITKQSVRMDSQAKYGSIARGAGDIYLRLPTSKTYQEKIWDHAAGDLIVREAGGQVTDIKGNRLNFGVGRTLATNSGVIAAPKAVHSQVLSVVQEVLGVK, from the coding sequence ATGCCTCGTGATCCCTCTCATAAACCCCGTCTTCCTCTCTTGTTACTCACCTCTCTCCTAATCCTCATCCTGGCGGCCTTCATCCCCTCCATAACCCCCcgcctcaccctcatcctctcccacctccgctcccaatccaccaccccaaacctcACCAAAATGACGTCCCTCTACTCCCGCGAGCTCGAAATCGCCCAGCTAGCCGTCCAACGcgcctccatcctcaccaaacGCGTCTTCCACGAGACCTCCAAAGGAACCGTCTCCAAAGACGACGCCTCCCCCGTCACCATCGGCGACTTCGGCGCCCAAGCCCTGATCATCTCCGCCCTCAAGCACAACTTCCCCCACGACGAAATCGtcgccgaggaagaggccaCCGAGCTCCGcgccaaccctcccctccgcgATCAAATCTGGGAGCTTGTCCGCACTACCAGCTTGGATGACGTCGCTGCTGAAGGGCTTTTGGGAGGCGGGATCAAGGATGCGGATGCAATGCTTGATATCATCGACCAAGGAAACAGCAAAGGTGGAAAAGTAGGGAGGGTCTGGACTATTGATCCAATTGATGGCACCAAGGGTTTTTTGAGAGGGGGGCAGTACGCCGTTTGCCTTGCCCTGCTAGAGGACGGGGATGTCAAAGTGGGAGCGATCGGGTGTCCTAACTTGCCGGTTGACGATGCGGCGCCTTTGACGGCCGATATCGGGGCTAATGCTACCGACGACGAAGGGAGGGGTGTGCTTTTTTCTGCGGTTATTGGACAGGGCGCAACGAGCAGACCTCTCAAGGCCGGTGCCCTGGCTGAGGGGAGGAGCATCTCTATGAAGCCTCTTACCGACATGTCCAACGCAAGCTTTTGCGAGAGCGTCGAGGCGGGACACTCGAACCAGAGCGAGTCGGCGCAGATTGCGCAGAAGCTGGGGATTACCAAGCAGAGTGTGAGAATGGACTCGCAGGCCAAGTACGGGTCTATTGCCAGAGGCGCGGGCGATATCTACCTGCGTTTGCCGACTTCCAAGACATACCAGGAGAAGATCTGGGATCACGCTGCTGGTGATTTGATTGTGAGGGAAGCTGGCGGCCAGGTAACCGATATCAAGGGTAACCGTCTGAATTTTGGCGTGGGGAGGACGTTGGCCACCAACAGCGGTGTTATTGCTGCGCCAAAGGCTGTTCACAGCCAAGTCCTGAGCGTCGTTCAGGAGGTCCTGGGTGTAAAATAA